One Pieris rapae chromosome 7, ilPieRapa1.1, whole genome shotgun sequence genomic window carries:
- the LOC110994600 gene encoding isocitrate dehydrogenase [NADP] cytoplasmic, which translates to MSKIKAGPVVDVLGDEMTRIIWDLIKNKLILPFLDIELHTYDLGMEYRDQTEDQVTIDCANAIKKYNVGIKCATITPDEKRVEEFNLKKMWKSPNGTIRNILGGTVFREAIICKNIPRLVTGWEKPIIIGRHAHADQYKATDFVVPGEGKLELVFTPPSGEPVKYVVNEFKGAGVAIGMFNTDASIIDFAHSSFKFALARKYPLYLSTKNTILKKYDGRFKDIFQEIYEKDYKSQFEGAGIWYEHRLIDDMVAYAMKSEGGFVWACKNYDGDVQSDSVAQGYGSLGLMTSVLICPDGKTVEAEAAHGTVTRHYRFYQQGKETSTNPIASIFAWTRGLLHRAKLDDNAELKNFAETLESVCIDTIESGIMTKDLAICIKGMNNVKRSDYYETFEFMDKLAENLAKRLGK; encoded by the coding sequence atgtcaaaaataaagGCTGGACCTGTTGTTGATGTCCTTGGAGATGAGATGACAAGAATAATCTGggatttgattaaaaataagctCATTTTACCTTTCTTAGACAtagaattacatacatatgatTTGGGAATGGAGTACCGTGATCAAACTGAAGACCAGGTAACAATTGATTGTGCTAATGCTATTAAAAAGTACAATGTTGGTATTAAGTGTGCTACCATCACACCAGATGAGAAGAGAGTTGAAGAAttcaatttaaagaaaatgtggAAGAGTCCCAATGGTACCATTCGTAACATTCTTGGTGGTACAGTGTTCAGAGAAGCTATTATTTGCAAGAACATCCCACGTCTTGTTACTGGTTGGgaaaaaccaattattattgGACGTCATGCTCATGCTGATCAATATAAAGCCACAGATTTTGTAGTTCCTGGTGAAGGAAAGTTAGAGTTGGTGTTCACACCTCCTTCTGGTGAACCAGTCAAATATGttgttaatgaatttaaaggTGCAGGTGTAGCTATTGGTATGTTTAACACAGATGCATCAATTATTGATTTCGCCCATTCCTCATTCAAATTTGCACTCGCAAGAAAATATCCATTGTACTTGAGCACTAAGAACACAATTCTCAAGAAATATGATGGTCGCTTTAAAGACATTTTCCAAGAAATCTATGAAAAGGATTATAAGTCTCAATTTGAAGGTGCAGGAATTTGGTATGAGCACAGACTCATTGATGACATGGTTGCATACGCTATGAAGTCTGAGGGTGGTTTTGTTTGGGCTTGTAAGAACTACGATGGGGATGTGCAATCAGATTCAGTTGCCCAAGGATACGGATCTCTTGGTCTTATGACTTCAGTACTTATTTGTCCTGATGGAAAGACCGTTGAAGCCGAAGCCGCTCATGGAACTGTTACACGACACTACCGTTTCTATCAACAAGGAAAAGAAACATCCACCAATCCTATTGCTTCCATTTTCGCGTGGACCAGAGGTCTATTGCATCGCGCCAAGCTAGACGACAATGCTGAACTGAAAAATTTTGCTGAAACACTCGAAAGTGTTTGCATCGACACCATTGAGTCTGGAATTATGACAAAAGATCTTGCTATTTGTATCAAAGGCATGAACAACGTAAAGAGGTCAGATTACTACGAAACATTTGAATTTATGGATAAGTTGGCAGAGAATTTAGCTAAAAGACTGGGAAAGTGA
- the LOC110994646 gene encoding uncharacterized protein LOC110994646 — protein MVIQKNANQNENSSSNNPNMEALPNNSWTTQGPKTLSIRMNTNMQTKQPITRQIAINTLAAMHRRFSLPGPVQPHSRPIAEFRASANKSLDMLRQTIQSSVTREIDQVIKKYLEKFFVPAVNNIRLNLGDESVSEDQVRAVCRAMLDATRLLYTTPPRTYQATQESNDLEASQSVETKFVKYAAGPSQKRKDVEVEADPKIKKIKQEESGDSGRSSPICSPAVRDPDKWNPGRLTQDTLFIMGSHAHKVLGLGNSRGRLYTRHADLLRYPADSADKEWIASHNLVNAVGGKTYIMVLEDIEELAHSEAYKHNSLPLLGELTGFKVPLFMLRKIKAYVLKRALSGDLNADSPQPTTSNQEDKFEIDDIKIEAHDDFDSANFNASQYMNNSDGAGVANDNDFADIKVEDIDDIKVDGIKMEDLDEMKVDGIKVEDLEANGIKVENIDDINVDAIKVEDIKLENDEFDLCKDNDENSLVDGLLEADIEFLSRNLGDIESDADARKTIEKLTGVNPDSITLVGDEFDLGSTLNTTFSGSQNTKCITVASTTSGMVHSVPVAHLAPGRIGSTVHYYTSGNVQGQRTVHHLPQATVTIQSIPASASQVIRGIPINAKSGTISTVMSQGTANTIIGFGTHNSTIITPGQYNVTKSFPNGNILHNAIMSKTQNSGISFSVQPVTTPKSDISTTKEMIDNACNSSVMLKKVLTLGSTGSGKSFIMHNTQKVLSTGFATGSTPPPNVTIVSSGSGLLNSLGNSTIVCPANGNLSATHATLSALLASSAENAQTNKK, from the exons ATGGTCATTCAGAAAAATGCTAATCAGAATGAGAACTCTTCGTCGAATAATCCGAATATGGAAGCTCTTCCAAATAACTCATGGACTACGCAAGGTCCTAAGACACTAAGCATTCGGATGAACACCAATATGCAAACA aaacagCCAATAACTCGGCAAATTGCCATTAATACGCTAGCAGCAATGCATCGTCGATTTAGCCTTCCTGGCCCTGTACAACCGCATTCAAGACCCATAGCCGAATTTCGTGCAAGTGCTAATAAGTCTCTGGATATGTTAAGGCAAACCATTCAGTCATCTGTAACCCGTGAAATTGACcaagttataaaaaagtatttggaG AAATTCTTTGTTCCTGCTGTTAATAATATCCGGCTGAACCTAGGAGATGAATCTGTGAGCGAAGATCAG GTGAGAGCAGTTTGCCGAGCTATGCTGGATGCCACACGTTTGTTATATACTACACCTCCTAGGACTTACCAAGCTACGCAAGAGTCAAATGACCTTGAAGCTAGTCAAAGTGTGGaaacaaaatttgttaaatatgctGCT GGCCCTTCACAGAAACGAAAAGATGTTGAAGTTGAAGCTGATCCTaagattaagaaaattaaacaagaGGAAAGTGGCGACAGTGGACGATCTTCACCAATATGTTCACCTGCAGTCCGAGACCCTGATAAATGGAATCCGGGTAGATTAACCCAGGACACTTTATTCATTATGGGTTCTCATGCTCACAAA gTTCTCGGATTAGGCAATTCACGCGGTCGTTTGTACACGAGACACGCGGACTTACTGAGGTATCCAGCAGACAGCGCTGACAAAGAATGGATTGCAAGTCATAATCTTGTGAATGCTGTCGGAGGCAAAACTTACATCATG GTTCTAGAAGATATAGAGGAACTGGCTCACAGTGAGGCATACAAGCACAATTCATTGCCGTTACTTGGCGAGCTGACCGGTTTCAAAGTACCACTATTTATGTTGAGGAAGATAAAGGCATATGTTCTAAAGAGAGCTCTGAGCGGGGATCTAAACGCCGATAGCCCACAGCCAACGACAAGTAATCAAGAGGACAAATTCGAAATTGATGATATAAAAATCGAGGCACACGATGACTTCGATTCTGCCAACTTCAATGCCAGTCAATATATGAACAACTCTGATGGCGCAGGCGTCGCTAACGATAACGATTTCGCTGATATAAAAGTTGAAGATATAGATGACATTAAAGTGGATGGAATCAAAATGGAAGATCTGGATGAGATGAAGGTTGATGGAATCAAAGTGGAAGATTTGGAAGCGAACGGTATAAAAGTTGAAAATATAGATGATATCAATGTTGATGCGATCAAGGTTGAAGATATCAAACTGGAGAATGATGAATTTGATTTGTGTAAGGATAATGATGAGAACAGCCTGGTTGATGGGTTGCTTGAAGCAGATATTGAGTTTCTGAGCCGGAACTTGGGGGATATTGAAAGTGACGCAGATGCAAGAAAGACAATTGAAAAGTTGACAGGTGTCAATCCGGACTCGATCACTTTGGTTGGTGATGAATTTGACCTCGGAAGTACACTTAATACCACA TTTTCAGGCAGTCAAAACACAAAGTGCATAACAGTAGCATCAACAACCAGTGGTATGGTGCACAGTGTCCCCGTTGCCCACTTGGCCCCGGGCCGTATCGGCAGCACAGTGCACTACTACACAAGTGGCAACGTCCAAGGCCAGCGGACGGTCCATCACTTGCCTCAAGCCACTGTCACTATACAAAGCATACCGGCGTCTGCGTCTCAAGTTATTCGCGG CATTCCAATCAACGCCAAATCTGGGACCATAAGTACAGTGATGTCTCAGGGCACGGCCAACACGATCATCGGTTTTGGAACTCACAACTCGACCATCATCACTCCAGGCCAATACAACGTGACGAAATCGTTTCCCAACGGGAACATTCTCCATAACGCGATTATGTCGAAAACCCAGAATTCAGGTATTTCCTTTTCAGTTCAGCCGGTCACGACTCCCAAGTCGGACATCTCCACGACCAAGGAAATGATCGACAACGCTTGTAATTCCTCGGTTATGTTGAAGAAGGTACTGACGTTGGGCAGTACGGGTTCAGGCAAGTCTTTCATAATGCATAATACCCAAAAGGTTCTTTCAACCGGGTTCGCAACGGGTTCCACTCCGCCACCTAATGTCACCATAGTTAGTTCTGGTTCTGGCCTCTTGAACAGTCTGGGAAATTCGACTATTGTATGCCCCGCTAATGGCAATTTGAGTGCGACTCACGCAACTTTGTCAGCTCTTTTGGCTTCAAGCGCTGAAAACGCtcagacaaataaaaaatga